Proteins encoded by one window of Vitis riparia cultivar Riparia Gloire de Montpellier isolate 1030 chromosome 11, EGFV_Vit.rip_1.0, whole genome shotgun sequence:
- the LOC117925549 gene encoding homogentisate phytyltransferase 1, chloroplastic-like isoform X2 produces the protein MDSMLIGSFPRPCSSYVSSDDWRIVKFKLGHSPIQISRNGAGRSYTVSFQQHLTKHHVRGIQEGCTFYKRWNTKYVVNAASGQPLESEPGASSPKSTWTPVKNALDAFYRFSRPHTVIGTALSIISVSLLAVERLSDFSPLFFTGVLEAVVAALLMNIYIVGLNQISDIEIDKVNKPYLPLASGEYSVGTGVGIVTSFAFMSFLVGWIVGSWPLFWALFVSFVLGTAYSIDLPLLRWKRFALVAAMCILAVRAVIVQIAFYMHVQTFVYGRPAVFSRPLIFATAFMSFFSVVIALFKDIPDIEGDKIFGIRSFSVRLGQKRVFWICILLLEMAYGAAVSVGATSSCLWSKLVTVLGHAVLASILWTRAKSVDLKSKAAITSFYMFIWQLFYAEYFLIPLVR, from the exons ATGGATTCTATGCTTATTGGGTCCTTTCCGCGACCTTGTTCCTCTTATGTTTCCAGTG ATGACTGGAGAATTGTCAAATTCAAGCTGGGCCATTCTCCAA TCCAGATTTCGAGGAATGGAGCAGGAAGATCTTATACTGTGAGCTTCCAGCAGCATCTTACAAAGCATCATGTTAGAGGTATTCAGGAAGGATGCACATTCTACAAGAGATGGAATACAAAGTATGTGGTGAATGCGGCCTCTGGACAACCTCTTGAATCTGAGCCTGGAGCTTCTAGTCCAAAGAGCACTTGGACACCTGTGAAAAATGCCTTAGATGCTTTCTACAGGTTTTCACGGCCTCACACAGTGATAGGCACA GCATTAAGCATAATCTCAGTTTCCCTCCTCGCAGTCGAGAGACTTTCAGACTTTTCTCCATTATTCTTTACTGGGGTCTTGGAG gCAGTGGTAGCTGCCCTCTTAATGAATATTTACATTGTTGGTTTAAATCAGATATCTGACATAGAGATAGACAAG GTTAACAAGCCATATCTTCCATTGGCATCAGGGGAATATTCTGTTGGAACTGGTGTTGGAATTGTCACATCTTTTGCCTTTAtg aGTTTTTTGGTTGGATGGATTGTTGGTTCATGGCCGCTATTTTGGGCTCTTTTTGTTAGTTTTGTGCTTGGAACTGCATATTCCATTGAT TTGCCACTCTTGAGATGGAAGAGATTTGCTCTGGTCGCAGCAATGTGCATCCTTGCTGTTCGGGCAGTGATCGTTCAAATTGCATTTTATATGCACGTGCAG ACTTTCGTGTATGGAAGACCAGCAGTCTTTTCAAGGCCTCTGATTTTTGCTACCGCATTCATGAGCTTCTTCTCAGTTGTTATAGCCTTGTTTAAG GATATACCTGATATTGAAGGGGACAAGATATTCGGCATCCGGTCGTTTAGTGTACGTTTGGGTCAGAAGCGG GTGTTTTGGATTTGTATTTTGCTACTTGAAATGGCTTATGGTGCTGCAGTTTCAGTTGGAGCAACATCTTCCTGCCTTTGGAGCAAACTCGTCACG GTGTTGGGACACGCTGTTTTGGCTTCTATTCTTTGGACCCGAGCCAAGTCTGTTGATCTAAAGAGCAAGGCTGCAATAACATCCTTCTACATGTTTATATGGCAG CTCTTTTACGCTGAGTATTTTCTGATCCCACTTGTCAGGTGA
- the LOC117925549 gene encoding homogentisate phytyltransferase 1, chloroplastic-like isoform X1, with product MDSMLIGSFPRPCSSYVSSDDWRIVKFKLGHSPSSYVPVQISRNGAGRSYTVSFQQHLTKHHVRGIQEGCTFYKRWNTKYVVNAASGQPLESEPGASSPKSTWTPVKNALDAFYRFSRPHTVIGTALSIISVSLLAVERLSDFSPLFFTGVLEAVVAALLMNIYIVGLNQISDIEIDKVNKPYLPLASGEYSVGTGVGIVTSFAFMSFLVGWIVGSWPLFWALFVSFVLGTAYSIDLPLLRWKRFALVAAMCILAVRAVIVQIAFYMHVQTFVYGRPAVFSRPLIFATAFMSFFSVVIALFKDIPDIEGDKIFGIRSFSVRLGQKRVFWICILLLEMAYGAAVSVGATSSCLWSKLVTVLGHAVLASILWTRAKSVDLKSKAAITSFYMFIWQLFYAEYFLIPLVR from the exons ATGGATTCTATGCTTATTGGGTCCTTTCCGCGACCTTGTTCCTCTTATGTTTCCAGTG ATGACTGGAGAATTGTCAAATTCAAGCTGGGCCATTCTCCAA GTTCCTATGTTCCAGTCCAGATTTCGAGGAATGGAGCAGGAAGATCTTATACTGTGAGCTTCCAGCAGCATCTTACAAAGCATCATGTTAGAGGTATTCAGGAAGGATGCACATTCTACAAGAGATGGAATACAAAGTATGTGGTGAATGCGGCCTCTGGACAACCTCTTGAATCTGAGCCTGGAGCTTCTAGTCCAAAGAGCACTTGGACACCTGTGAAAAATGCCTTAGATGCTTTCTACAGGTTTTCACGGCCTCACACAGTGATAGGCACA GCATTAAGCATAATCTCAGTTTCCCTCCTCGCAGTCGAGAGACTTTCAGACTTTTCTCCATTATTCTTTACTGGGGTCTTGGAG gCAGTGGTAGCTGCCCTCTTAATGAATATTTACATTGTTGGTTTAAATCAGATATCTGACATAGAGATAGACAAG GTTAACAAGCCATATCTTCCATTGGCATCAGGGGAATATTCTGTTGGAACTGGTGTTGGAATTGTCACATCTTTTGCCTTTAtg aGTTTTTTGGTTGGATGGATTGTTGGTTCATGGCCGCTATTTTGGGCTCTTTTTGTTAGTTTTGTGCTTGGAACTGCATATTCCATTGAT TTGCCACTCTTGAGATGGAAGAGATTTGCTCTGGTCGCAGCAATGTGCATCCTTGCTGTTCGGGCAGTGATCGTTCAAATTGCATTTTATATGCACGTGCAG ACTTTCGTGTATGGAAGACCAGCAGTCTTTTCAAGGCCTCTGATTTTTGCTACCGCATTCATGAGCTTCTTCTCAGTTGTTATAGCCTTGTTTAAG GATATACCTGATATTGAAGGGGACAAGATATTCGGCATCCGGTCGTTTAGTGTACGTTTGGGTCAGAAGCGG GTGTTTTGGATTTGTATTTTGCTACTTGAAATGGCTTATGGTGCTGCAGTTTCAGTTGGAGCAACATCTTCCTGCCTTTGGAGCAAACTCGTCACG GTGTTGGGACACGCTGTTTTGGCTTCTATTCTTTGGACCCGAGCCAAGTCTGTTGATCTAAAGAGCAAGGCTGCAATAACATCCTTCTACATGTTTATATGGCAG CTCTTTTACGCTGAGTATTTTCTGATCCCACTTGTCAGGTGA